Proteins from a single region of Catenulispora acidiphila DSM 44928:
- a CDS encoding aldose 1-epimerase family protein: MISIPHTGSGGERPTGQQYTIKAGEYAATVTEVGAALRALRLNDRELIMEFPEDGVPVGGSGQLLIPWPNRIRDGKYTFRGVERELEISEAARHNAIHGLTRLAHWTPETHTDSSLRMTVRLEPQPGYPFALDVAAEYTLDADEGLTVSVTARNAGEWEAPYGIGSHAYLKTDGGLDGPQGLAQVPAGRWLMVDERMIPQCEVPVAGTPYDLRDRRPLRGLTLDTAYTDIVRDNDGRARVTLGQGADGVTMWFGEGLEWVQLFSGDPLDPPYHRSALAVEPMSCPPDAFNSGKGLIALEPGASVTHTWGIVSGAA; the protein is encoded by the coding sequence ATGATCAGCATCCCCCATACAGGCAGTGGTGGCGAGCGGCCGACCGGACAGCAGTACACGATCAAGGCAGGGGAGTACGCCGCCACGGTGACCGAGGTCGGGGCGGCTCTCAGGGCCCTGCGGCTGAACGACCGGGAACTGATCATGGAGTTCCCCGAGGACGGCGTCCCGGTCGGCGGCAGCGGCCAGCTGCTCATCCCCTGGCCCAACCGCATCCGCGACGGCAAGTACACCTTCCGCGGCGTCGAACGCGAGCTGGAGATCAGCGAGGCCGCGCGCCACAACGCGATCCACGGCCTGACCCGGCTCGCCCACTGGACGCCGGAGACCCACACCGACTCCTCGCTCCGCATGACCGTCCGCCTGGAGCCGCAGCCCGGCTACCCGTTCGCGCTCGACGTGGCGGCGGAGTACACGCTGGACGCCGACGAGGGCCTGACCGTCTCGGTGACCGCGCGCAACGCCGGCGAGTGGGAAGCGCCGTACGGCATCGGCTCGCACGCCTACCTGAAGACCGACGGCGGCCTCGACGGCCCGCAGGGTCTGGCGCAGGTCCCCGCCGGCCGCTGGCTGATGGTCGACGAGCGCATGATCCCGCAGTGCGAGGTCCCGGTCGCCGGCACGCCGTACGACCTGCGCGACCGCCGCCCCCTGCGCGGACTGACGCTGGACACGGCGTACACCGACATCGTCCGCGACAACGACGGCCGCGCCCGCGTGACCCTCGGCCAGGGCGCGGACGGCGTGACGATGTGGTTCGGCGAAGGCCTGGAGTGGGTGCAGCTGTTCTCCGGCGACCCCCTGGACCCGCCCTACCACCGCTCCGCACTGGCCGTCGAGCCGATGAGCTGCCCGCCCGACGCGTTCAACAGCGGCAAGGGCCTCATCGCCCTGGAGCCCGGCGCATCGGTGACGCACACCTGGGGGATCGTGAGCGGGGCGGCGTAA
- the lpdA gene encoding dihydrolipoyl dehydrogenase — translation MAGDNQFDLVILGGGSGGYACAFRAADLGMSVALIEKAEVGGTCLHRGCIPTKALLHAGEIADNTREAAQFGVAATFHGIDMAAVNSYKDGVVGQLYKGLQGIVKARKIEFIAGEGKLVSANTVQVSTNNGSGGQNVTGSNVVLATGSVPKSLPGLEIDGNRVISSDHALKLDYVPASAIILGGGVIGCEFASVWKSFGTDVTIIEGLPHLVPLEDENSSKLLERAFRRRGIKYELGNFFSGVEYTENGVRASIANGKTVEADLMLVAVGRGPVSAGLGYEEAGVAMDRGYVKVDQYCRTSVPGVYAVGDLIPTLQLAHVGFAEGILVAEHIAGLNPAPIDYDGVPRVTYSHPEVASVGLTEAQAKGKHGEDAVKTFNYDLAGNGKSKILKTSGQVKVVQQVDGPVLGIHMVGDRMGELVGEAQLIFNWEALPQEVAQLVHAHPTQTEAMGEAMMALAGKPLHVHD, via the coding sequence GTGGCAGGCGACAACCAGTTCGACTTGGTCATCCTCGGCGGCGGCTCGGGCGGCTATGCCTGCGCCTTCCGCGCGGCGGACCTCGGCATGAGCGTGGCTCTGATCGAGAAGGCCGAGGTGGGCGGGACCTGTCTGCACCGCGGCTGCATCCCCACCAAGGCGCTCCTGCACGCCGGCGAGATCGCCGACAACACCCGTGAGGCGGCGCAGTTCGGCGTCGCGGCCACCTTCCACGGCATCGACATGGCGGCCGTCAACTCCTACAAGGACGGCGTCGTCGGCCAGCTGTACAAGGGCCTGCAGGGCATTGTGAAGGCGCGCAAGATCGAGTTCATCGCCGGCGAGGGCAAGCTGGTCTCGGCCAACACGGTCCAGGTCAGTACTAATAATGGATCTGGTGGCCAGAACGTCACCGGCTCGAACGTGGTGCTGGCCACCGGCTCGGTGCCCAAGTCGCTGCCCGGCCTGGAGATCGACGGCAACCGCGTGATCTCCAGCGACCACGCCCTGAAGCTGGACTACGTGCCGGCCTCGGCGATCATCCTCGGCGGCGGCGTCATCGGCTGCGAGTTCGCCTCGGTCTGGAAGTCCTTCGGCACCGACGTGACCATCATCGAAGGCCTGCCGCACCTGGTCCCGCTGGAGGACGAGAACTCCTCCAAGCTGCTGGAGCGCGCGTTCCGCCGCCGCGGCATCAAGTACGAACTGGGCAACTTCTTCTCCGGCGTGGAGTACACCGAGAACGGCGTGCGCGCCTCGATCGCCAACGGCAAGACCGTCGAAGCCGACCTGATGCTGGTGGCCGTCGGCCGCGGCCCGGTCTCGGCGGGCCTGGGCTACGAGGAGGCCGGGGTCGCCATGGACCGCGGCTACGTCAAGGTCGACCAGTACTGCCGCACCTCGGTCCCCGGCGTCTACGCCGTCGGCGACCTGATCCCGACCCTGCAGCTGGCGCACGTCGGCTTCGCCGAGGGCATTTTGGTCGCCGAGCACATCGCCGGGCTGAACCCCGCGCCGATCGACTACGACGGCGTGCCGCGCGTGACCTACTCCCACCCCGAGGTCGCCTCGGTGGGCCTGACCGAGGCGCAGGCGAAGGGCAAGCACGGCGAGGACGCCGTGAAGACCTTCAACTACGACCTCGCCGGCAACGGCAAGAGCAAGATCCTCAAGACCTCCGGCCAGGTCAAGGTGGTCCAGCAGGTCGACGGACCGGTGCTGGGAATCCACATGGTCGGCGACCGGATGGGTGAACTCGTCGGCGAGGCGCAGCTGATCTTCAACTGGGAGGCGCTGCCGCAGGAGGTCGCCCAGCTCGTGCACGCGCACCCGACGCAGACCGAGGCGATGGGCGAGGCCATGATGGCCCTGGCCGGCAAGCCGCTCCACGTCCACGACTGA
- the gcvT gene encoding glycine cleavage system aminomethyltransferase GcvT has translation MTSDPLTSPLHARHVALGAKMSDFGGWDMPIEYSRTGGVLKEHAAVREQVGVFDVSHLGKASVTGPGAAAFVNSVLANDLQRIEDGQAQYTLCCDDATGGVVDDLIAYLNGPEDVFLIPNAANTSEVVRRLREAAPEGVTVQNRHRDFGVLAVQGPKSAAVLAELGLPTDHDYMSFTVASFENAPLTVCRTGYTGEHGYELVAPWDKTEALWDALQAAGEEFGIRPCGLGARDTLRTEMGYPLHGQDLSMEITPNMARAGWAVGWKKPAFWGREVLLAEREAGAKRLLRGIRAVDRAIPRAHMVVNDADGKQIGEVTSGTFSPTLREGIGLALLDREYTEGDTVYLDVRGKAAAFTVVKPPFVDVRTRG, from the coding sequence GTGACCAGCGATCCCCTCACCTCGCCCCTGCACGCCCGCCACGTCGCCCTCGGCGCGAAGATGTCCGATTTCGGCGGCTGGGACATGCCGATCGAGTACAGCAGGACAGGCGGGGTGCTCAAGGAGCACGCCGCGGTCCGCGAGCAGGTCGGCGTCTTCGACGTCAGCCACCTGGGCAAGGCCTCGGTCACCGGTCCCGGCGCGGCGGCGTTCGTGAACTCCGTGCTGGCCAACGACCTGCAGCGCATCGAGGACGGCCAGGCGCAGTACACGCTGTGCTGCGACGACGCGACCGGCGGCGTGGTCGACGACCTCATCGCCTACCTCAACGGTCCCGAGGACGTCTTCCTGATCCCCAACGCGGCCAACACCTCCGAGGTCGTCCGCCGCCTGCGGGAAGCGGCGCCCGAAGGCGTCACGGTCCAGAACCGGCACCGCGACTTCGGCGTGCTCGCGGTTCAGGGCCCGAAGTCCGCCGCGGTCCTGGCCGAGCTCGGGCTGCCGACCGACCACGACTACATGTCCTTCACCGTCGCCTCCTTCGAGAACGCCCCGCTCACCGTCTGCCGCACCGGCTACACCGGCGAGCACGGCTATGAGTTGGTGGCGCCGTGGGACAAGACCGAGGCGCTGTGGGACGCGCTGCAGGCCGCCGGCGAGGAGTTCGGCATCCGCCCCTGCGGCCTCGGCGCGCGCGACACGCTGCGTACCGAGATGGGCTACCCGCTGCACGGCCAGGACCTGTCGATGGAGATCACGCCGAACATGGCGCGCGCCGGCTGGGCCGTCGGCTGGAAGAAGCCGGCCTTCTGGGGACGCGAGGTCCTGCTGGCCGAGCGCGAGGCCGGCGCCAAGCGTCTGCTGCGCGGCATCCGCGCCGTCGACCGCGCCATCCCGCGGGCGCACATGGTGGTGAACGACGCCGACGGCAAGCAGATCGGCGAGGTCACCTCTGGAACTTTCTCGCCGACCCTGCGCGAGGGAATCGGCCTGGCGCTGTTGGACCGCGAGTACACCGAAGGCGACACCGTGTACTTGGACGTGCGCGGAAAAGCCGCGGCGTTCACTGTCGTGAAGCCTCCGTTCGTGGACGTCCGCACCCGCGGCTGA
- a CDS encoding SEL1-like repeat protein: MWHLHEQEHIARWQAAAADGDIEAMLHLAHAAKHHDPAEAERWLRTATDLGSLEAAHKLGVMLCHRGDPETGEDFVHRAAIGGYQDAIATMGQFCERRGDLEGADAWFCKVSADDDSS; the protein is encoded by the coding sequence ATGTGGCACTTGCACGAGCAAGAACATATTGCGCGGTGGCAGGCGGCCGCCGCGGACGGGGACATCGAGGCGATGCTGCACCTCGCGCACGCGGCCAAGCACCACGACCCCGCCGAAGCAGAGCGCTGGCTGCGCACGGCCACCGACCTCGGCAGCCTGGAGGCGGCGCACAAGCTGGGCGTGATGCTGTGCCATCGCGGCGACCCCGAGACCGGCGAGGACTTCGTCCACCGCGCGGCGATCGGCGGTTATCAGGACGCGATCGCCACGATGGGGCAGTTCTGCGAGCGGCGCGGGGACCTCGAGGGCGCGGACGCCTGGTTCTGCAAGGTCTCCGCGGACGACGACAGTTCCTGA
- the sucB gene encoding 2-oxoglutarate dehydrogenase, E2 component, dihydrolipoamide succinyltransferase produces the protein MSVSVVLPAMGESVTEATITRWLKKEGDRVEVDEPLLEVSTDKVDTEIPSPAAGFLVSIKVGEDETVEVGAELAVIGDTADAAGGGNGGGAPQAAPAQAEAPAPQQQAAPAPQAAPAPQPQAQQQPAPQAQAPAQEQAQAPSGGGSASGTPITLPAMGESVTEATVTRWLKAVGDTVEVDEPLLEVSTDKVDTEVPSPVAGVLLEISVAEDETIDIGAQLAVIGAPGSSAPAQQQAPAAPAQPQQQAAPAPQAAPAPQAQPQQQAAPAPQPQAQQPASLPSTPPVAPSAPAPQAPAPAVANAPSYTATAPAPNGQAQQSAPAAGGEFRPGTPAVVAQAQTAARVDAPGAGSEPAAAYVTPLVRKLAAEHSVDLASVTGTGVGGRIRKQDVIDAAKAAQASAAAAAPAPAAASTGSAPAAKAPVTPSPLRGRTEKLTRMRALIAKRMLESLQTSAQLTTVVEVDVTNVARLRTRAKNEFEAREGVKLSFMPFFALAAIEALKQHPNLNAVIDTEAGTVTYHDYENLAIAVDSEKGLMTPVIKNAGDLNLAGLARGIADLAERTRTNKVLPDELAGGTFTLTNTGSRGALFDTPILNQPQVGILGTGAVVKRPAVINDPDLGEVIAVRSMVYLALTYDHRLVDGADAARFLVTIKERLEEGKFDSDLGL, from the coding sequence ATGTCGGTCTCAGTAGTTCTGCCCGCGATGGGTGAGTCGGTCACCGAGGCCACCATCACCCGCTGGCTGAAGAAGGAAGGCGACCGGGTCGAGGTCGACGAGCCGCTGCTCGAGGTCTCCACCGACAAGGTCGACACCGAGATCCCGTCCCCGGCGGCCGGGTTCCTGGTGTCGATCAAGGTCGGCGAGGACGAGACGGTCGAGGTCGGCGCGGAGCTGGCGGTCATCGGCGACACCGCGGACGCGGCCGGCGGCGGGAACGGCGGCGGCGCGCCGCAGGCCGCCCCGGCGCAGGCCGAGGCTCCGGCGCCGCAGCAGCAGGCGGCGCCCGCGCCCCAGGCCGCCCCGGCTCCGCAGCCGCAGGCTCAGCAGCAGCCGGCTCCGCAGGCTCAGGCTCCGGCGCAGGAGCAGGCGCAGGCGCCGTCCGGCGGCGGCTCGGCCTCCGGCACCCCGATCACGCTGCCGGCGATGGGCGAGTCGGTCACCGAGGCGACCGTCACCCGCTGGCTGAAGGCCGTCGGCGACACCGTCGAGGTCGACGAGCCGCTGCTCGAGGTCTCCACGGACAAGGTCGACACCGAGGTCCCCTCGCCGGTCGCCGGCGTGCTGCTGGAGATCAGCGTCGCCGAGGACGAGACGATCGACATCGGCGCGCAGCTCGCGGTGATCGGCGCCCCGGGCTCGTCGGCTCCGGCGCAGCAGCAGGCTCCGGCCGCTCCGGCGCAGCCGCAGCAGCAGGCGGCGCCCGCGCCCCAGGCCGCCCCGGCCCCGCAGGCCCAGCCGCAGCAGCAGGCCGCCCCGGCTCCGCAGCCGCAGGCCCAGCAGCCGGCGTCGCTGCCCAGCACCCCGCCGGTCGCGCCGTCCGCCCCGGCTCCGCAGGCTCCGGCCCCGGCCGTGGCCAACGCGCCGTCCTACACCGCGACCGCCCCGGCGCCGAACGGCCAGGCTCAGCAGTCCGCCCCGGCTGCCGGCGGCGAGTTCCGTCCGGGCACCCCGGCGGTCGTCGCGCAGGCCCAGACCGCCGCCCGCGTCGACGCCCCCGGCGCCGGCAGCGAGCCGGCCGCGGCCTACGTCACCCCGCTGGTCCGCAAGCTGGCCGCCGAGCACAGCGTGGACCTGGCGAGCGTCACCGGCACCGGGGTCGGCGGCCGGATCCGCAAGCAGGACGTGATCGACGCGGCCAAGGCGGCCCAGGCCAGCGCGGCCGCCGCCGCTCCGGCTCCGGCCGCGGCGTCCACCGGCTCCGCGCCGGCCGCCAAGGCGCCGGTCACCCCGAGCCCGCTGCGCGGCCGCACCGAGAAGCTGACCCGGATGCGCGCGCTGATCGCCAAGCGCATGCTCGAGTCGCTGCAGACCTCGGCGCAGCTGACCACGGTGGTCGAGGTGGACGTCACCAACGTCGCCCGCCTGCGGACCCGCGCCAAGAACGAGTTCGAGGCGCGCGAGGGCGTGAAGCTCTCGTTCATGCCGTTCTTCGCCCTGGCCGCGATCGAGGCGCTCAAGCAGCACCCGAACCTGAACGCGGTCATCGACACCGAGGCCGGCACGGTCACCTACCACGACTACGAGAACCTGGCGATCGCGGTCGACAGCGAGAAGGGCCTGATGACCCCGGTCATCAAGAACGCCGGCGACCTGAACCTGGCGGGCCTGGCCCGCGGGATCGCGGACCTGGCCGAGCGGACCCGCACCAACAAGGTCCTGCCCGACGAGCTGGCCGGCGGCACGTTCACGCTGACCAACACCGGCAGCCGCGGCGCGCTGTTCGACACCCCGATCCTGAACCAACCGCAGGTCGGCATCCTCGGGACCGGCGCGGTCGTGAAGCGTCCGGCGGTCATCAACGACCCCGACCTCGGCGAGGTCATCGCGGTCCGCTCGATGGTCTACCTGGCCCTGACGTACGACCACCGCCTGGTGGACGGCGCGGACGCCGCCCGCTTCCTGGTCACGATCAAGGAGCGGCTGGAAGAGGGCAAGTTCGACTCGGACCTCGGTCTGTAG
- a CDS encoding VIT1/CCC1 transporter family protein translates to MSADEGTDSPAHPAHDPHEGLGARLNWLRAGVLGANDGIVSTAGLVVGVAGATDTKSTLLASGIAGLLAGSLSMASGEYVSVSTQRDTEIAALALERKELAEAPEEELEELVGLYRDKGLTENTARRVSEELTAHDALSAHAQTELGINPDSLANPWSAAIASFVAFSVGALLPLLAIVLPPREWRVPVTVVSVLIALVATGFISARLGRAAPGRAILRNVIGGALAMGITYLVGTLIGKVD, encoded by the coding sequence ATGAGCGCCGACGAGGGCACCGACTCCCCCGCGCATCCGGCCCACGACCCGCACGAAGGGCTCGGGGCGCGGCTGAACTGGCTGCGCGCCGGCGTGCTGGGCGCCAACGACGGCATCGTCTCCACCGCCGGCCTGGTCGTCGGCGTCGCCGGCGCCACCGACACCAAGTCCACGCTGCTGGCCTCCGGCATCGCCGGACTGCTGGCCGGCTCGCTGTCGATGGCCTCCGGGGAGTACGTGTCGGTGTCCACGCAGCGCGACACCGAGATCGCGGCTCTGGCGCTGGAACGCAAGGAGCTGGCCGAGGCACCGGAGGAAGAGCTCGAGGAACTGGTCGGCCTCTACCGCGACAAGGGCCTGACGGAGAACACCGCGCGCCGCGTCTCCGAGGAGCTGACTGCGCACGACGCCCTCAGCGCCCACGCGCAGACCGAACTCGGTATTAACCCCGACTCCCTGGCGAACCCCTGGAGCGCGGCGATCGCCAGCTTCGTGGCGTTCAGTGTCGGCGCGCTGCTGCCGCTGCTGGCGATCGTGCTGCCGCCGCGCGAGTGGCGCGTCCCGGTGACCGTGGTCAGCGTGCTGATCGCGCTCGTCGCGACCGGCTTCATCAGCGCGCGCCTGGGCCGCGCGGCGCCGGGACGGGCGATTCTGCGCAACGTGATCGGCGGCGCGCTGGCGATGGGGATCACCTATCTCGTCGGCACCCTGATCGGGAAAGTGGATTAG
- a CDS encoding leucyl aminopeptidase, translating to MTSISLSATATGKADAVVVGVYATETAKGVRGVALAPGAEAVDAAYGGALAKALDLLGAAGKDGELTRVPAQGDVKAPLIVAVGLGKKPGKGAALNTDTLRKSAAAAARSLAGKAKAVFALPAEDAEQVGAIAEGVLLGTYAWQGLKTPRKDAKGALGEVVLATGAAKQAPAKKAVERAGTVAGAVNLARDLINTPPSHLYPASFAERAQAEVKDAALATLSIEVLDEKALTKGGYGGIMGIGKGSAKPPRLVRVTYRHPKAKKHLALVGKGITFDTGGISLKPANAMDTMKSDMSGAAAVFSATVAVARQEVPVNVTTYLSLAENMPGGGAIKVSDVITMYGGKTVEIMNTDAEGRVVMADALARASEDGPDLLLDVATLTGAQVLALDRLSAVMANDEELRTRIVETAKAAGEEMWPMPLPEYLRETIDTQSADISNMGQRMGGMLVAGLFLREFVGEGIKWAHLDIAGASFNEKAPYGDTPKGGTGAAVRTLVKLAEDLGAGK from the coding sequence ATGACCTCGATCTCCCTGTCCGCTACCGCGACCGGCAAGGCGGACGCCGTCGTAGTCGGTGTGTACGCCACCGAGACCGCCAAGGGGGTCAGGGGCGTCGCCCTGGCACCCGGCGCCGAGGCCGTGGACGCGGCCTACGGCGGAGCCCTGGCCAAGGCGCTGGACCTGCTCGGCGCCGCCGGCAAGGACGGCGAGCTGACCCGGGTGCCGGCGCAGGGCGACGTCAAGGCGCCGCTGATCGTCGCCGTGGGTCTGGGCAAGAAGCCCGGCAAGGGCGCGGCCCTGAACACCGACACCCTGCGCAAGTCCGCCGCCGCCGCGGCGCGTTCGCTGGCCGGCAAGGCCAAGGCGGTCTTCGCGCTGCCGGCCGAGGACGCCGAGCAGGTCGGCGCGATCGCCGAGGGCGTGCTGCTGGGCACCTACGCCTGGCAGGGCTTGAAGACCCCGCGCAAGGACGCCAAGGGCGCCCTGGGCGAGGTCGTGCTGGCCACCGGCGCGGCCAAGCAGGCGCCGGCGAAGAAGGCCGTGGAGCGCGCCGGCACCGTCGCCGGCGCCGTGAACCTGGCCCGCGACCTGATCAACACCCCGCCCTCGCACCTGTACCCGGCCAGCTTCGCCGAGCGCGCGCAGGCCGAGGTGAAGGACGCGGCGCTGGCCACGCTCAGCATCGAGGTGCTGGACGAGAAGGCACTGACCAAGGGCGGCTACGGCGGGATCATGGGCATCGGCAAGGGCTCGGCCAAGCCGCCGCGCCTGGTGCGCGTGACCTACCGGCACCCGAAGGCCAAGAAGCACCTGGCGCTGGTCGGCAAGGGCATCACCTTCGACACCGGCGGCATCTCGCTGAAGCCGGCGAACGCGATGGACACCATGAAGTCGGACATGAGCGGCGCCGCCGCGGTGTTCTCCGCGACCGTGGCGGTGGCCCGCCAGGAGGTGCCGGTCAACGTCACCACCTACTTGTCGCTGGCCGAGAACATGCCCGGCGGCGGCGCGATCAAGGTCTCGGACGTCATCACCATGTACGGCGGCAAGACCGTCGAGATCATGAACACCGACGCCGAGGGCCGCGTGGTCATGGCCGACGCGCTGGCCCGGGCCAGCGAGGACGGCCCGGACCTGCTGCTGGACGTGGCGACCCTGACCGGCGCGCAGGTCCTGGCGCTGGACCGGCTCTCCGCGGTCATGGCCAACGACGAGGAGCTGCGCACCCGCATCGTGGAGACCGCGAAGGCCGCCGGCGAGGAGATGTGGCCGATGCCGCTGCCGGAGTACCTGCGCGAGACCATCGACACCCAGAGCGCCGACATCTCGAACATGGGCCAGCGCATGGGCGGCATGCTGGTCGCCGGCCTGTTCCTGCGCGAGTTCGTGGGCGAGGGCATCAAGTGGGCGCACCTGGACATCGCCGGCGCCTCGTTCAACGAGAAGGCGCCCTACGGCGACACCCCGAAGGGCGGCACCGGCGCCGCGGTGCGCACGCTGGTGAAGCTGGCCGAGGACCTGGGCGCCGGCAAGTAG
- a CDS encoding MBL fold metallo-hydrolase, giving the protein MASPLDLHWNHGVRRWSSATEPPIQVHAYDERTVILRQSKSTNYEAPFIYLLFGADRALLLDTGATADPAVFPLRATVDELITNWLQQHPRDGYELVVAHTHSHGDHVAADAQFTGRPDTLVVAKEPEAVRHFFGFDDTRWPDQEVEVDLGDRVLRALGAPGHHAAGVVFHDPATGFLLTGDTVYPGRIYVADYAQLVATLNRLVAFCAAHKVTWVMGCHVEMTDRPYRDYPIGSTYQPRERALPMTVAQLTALRDAAVQVDGRRGEHRFEDFIVFHEPAGWAAILFRMRGFRARMLGR; this is encoded by the coding sequence TTGGCCAGCCCGCTGGACCTGCACTGGAACCACGGAGTACGCCGCTGGAGTTCGGCAACGGAGCCACCGATCCAGGTGCACGCCTACGACGAACGCACGGTGATCCTCCGCCAGAGCAAGAGCACGAACTACGAGGCGCCGTTCATCTACCTGCTGTTCGGCGCCGACCGCGCACTCCTGCTCGACACCGGCGCCACCGCGGACCCGGCGGTCTTCCCCCTGCGCGCGACGGTCGACGAACTGATCACAAACTGGCTCCAGCAGCATCCGCGCGACGGCTACGAACTGGTCGTCGCGCACACGCACAGCCACGGCGACCACGTCGCGGCGGACGCGCAGTTCACCGGACGCCCGGACACACTGGTGGTCGCGAAGGAACCAGAAGCGGTCCGCCACTTCTTCGGCTTCGACGACACACGCTGGCCCGACCAGGAAGTCGAGGTCGACCTCGGCGACCGCGTCCTCCGCGCGCTCGGCGCCCCAGGCCACCACGCCGCGGGAGTGGTATTCCACGACCCCGCAACCGGCTTCCTCCTCACCGGCGACACCGTGTACCCGGGCCGCATCTACGTCGCGGACTACGCGCAACTCGTCGCCACCCTCAACCGCCTGGTGGCCTTCTGCGCCGCCCACAAGGTGACCTGGGTGATGGGCTGCCACGTCGAGATGACCGACCGCCCCTACCGCGATTACCCCATCGGCTCCACGTATCAGCCACGCGAGCGCGCGCTACCGATGACAGTGGCGCAGCTGACCGCTCTGCGAGACGCGGCGGTGCAGGTCGACGGCCGTCGCGGGGAGCACAGGTTCGAGGACTTCATCGTGTTCCACGAGCCCGCGGGGTGGGCAGCGATCCTGTTCCGGATGCGCGGATTCCGGGCTCGAATGCTCGGGCGTTAG